The sequence GTTGGCACAAATGCTTTGAGAACCACAGACCCCGATTGTATAGGCTGCTGCCATGAAGTTGGCAAAGGCTGTAGGAGAACCATGTAGGAGAACCACATAGGAGAtgcttgcagccccctcacCCCAAGATAGTAAAGCACATGTGCAGAGGCCTCAAAAACACAAGTGGGTTGGTTCCCTTCAGGGGTCTTTtggtttccttccttttcttccttctttccttcccagttGCCCAGCTGGTGTCAGCTCTTGACATTGCCCATCCAGGAGAGGAGTGTAGGAACACTCCATGAATTTGCCTACAATCGGAACGAGTTAGTTTTTCCCACCAGGTTGTGTGTGAATTAGGCTGTTGGATTTAACAACTTCAAGTAGTATCCAGGGTGTAGCTGTGAAACAAGGAGGTTGCTCATGTTGAGATGCCCCACAGTAGTTTCCTGCTGTGACTTGCTCATGGGCATATCTGATCAGCAAGGAGAGCACTCCCATCCCCTCATATAATGTTAGCTGTAACTTGAACATGAGCTCATGTAGCAAACAGACCATAGTTCACACTGCTGCACCACAGGGCTGTATTTCCCTCTTTGCCTAGTGGCTGCTCTGAGGCAAGCTCCTGAAGTTAGGAGTTCCCCTTCAAATGCACCTTGCTGCATCTTTGCTGTAGGCCAGTGCCAGATccaagctgcaggctgcacctGTAGGCATGtcctggaggagcagagcctcTTGCACGTAAACATGAACTTCAGCAACTCTGTACCAAGGACTCAATAGATGTGTTTTCTTGAGATTATACCAAACTGTAGGATTAAAAGGGAttgtttttgcttttctgttgcaGAACTCCGTGTtttcccccagccctgttctctccagctgctctccaagATTGTGTCCTTTATCCTTTGGCGAAGGAGTTGAGTTTGACCCTTTACCAGCCAAGGAAATAAGGTAAATACTGTGTTACAGCCATTTTGTTTTGAAGGAGTTAGTATATCAAGGAGTAGTTAGGCCTTATCAGTGCTTGTGAGTCAAGTTAATTTATTTGCAGAGCTATTGTTCCATGCAGCTGTACATTCCTGGACCTGGACATTTGTACGGGCTGAAGGAGTGTTCAGCCTCTTTTAATCCTATATGGACTTTCTCCAGGAAGACTTTCTTATATTTTATTCCCCTGCTTTTacttcactgccctgctcccatcAGCCTTTCAGCTGATTAACCAGAAGGTAATCATGAGGGAGGCTCTTCACAGCAGCCATCTCTCTAGGACTGTTTTATTAGGGGAAAGGAATTTTGCTCTTGTAACCTCATGGTTTTATTGTAGGCATATTCTATCTTaccagctggctgtgtgaaCTAAAAGAAAAGTTAGTAGTTGAAGAGTGCataattgtttgggtttttttaatgcactgCATCAGTTCACAGCTTGTGAATTATTCCTTTGAACCTCATGATTTGCAGTAATGAGAAGGCGGCTCCTGGTTGATTACTGTGCAAGCAAGGGAGACTGATACCGTTGAACAGAAGCCCGATGCAGGGGAGGGTAGAAAGAGTTGCTGTGTGGTGTGGGGAGGAAATCTCCAGAACTGAAGGCAGTTAGCACTGTGGAAAAGCCAGCAGAGAGTTGTTGCAGTGTGAAGGAGATGAAAACTTCATTTTGCAATCCAGGCACAGGGGATTTCTTGCCATCAGAACTTGATTTGTAAGTTCTAGCATTTTCCTGCTAGGTGACTCTTCAGAAGCTTGCCTTCAGAGAGTGCCCCATGTTAGGAGTGATGGCAGAGAGCTGTTGTGTGACTCTtggcagaggagagctgagaAGATAACGTTTGTGTCCACAGCCTTGGTGCTCTGAGGAATTAGGATGCCAATGTTCAAAGCCTAAATGTGACTCTAGATCTCTGGGTTTAGATGGTGGAATTTGAAGGAGATTCATAGGGCTAAGGCTTTAAACAGTGGACATGAGGACTGAGTAGATGTTTGGtagagctggcagctggacaAAACGGTGACAGTACTGGGTGTGCTGCTAACGCAAggctttctcctcttcccaaaAGTGAGTAAGACACCAGCAGATAGTTTTTGTGCGATGTGGCTGTTCCTGTGTTGAGGTGCAAGGATGAGCAGGTACTTCGGTACTCTGCTTTCCAGAACATGCAGCCTGCTgttccagagcagagctcaggcaggtCTCTCTTGTATTTCAGGTACACATCCTCGGTTAGATACGACTCAGAGAGGCACTTCATCGATGACGTCTATATGCCAGTGGGCTTCAGcgtctcctcctgcagccagacaGTCGTCTGCGTCCCGAACTGCACGTGGCGCAGTTACAAAGCAGAGGTTCACCTCCAGCCCCGCAACAAGCCCCAGCGGTTCACCAGCACCACCATCGTCTACCCCAAGCACGCCAAGACTGTGTACACCACCAGGCTGGATTACAACTGTCGTAAGACCACACGGCGGTTCCTCTCCAGCATAGAGCTGGACACATCGGAGTACCTTGGGAACAGCTCTGTCCTGGatgggtgctgactgacagtcACCTCTTTCTTGCTCTGATTCATCCCAGTCCCATCTCATGTACTGTGCTAACTCTCCACTCCCTGAAGCGGGTGTACACCCTCACTCTCTGGTCAGGCTAAGGGAATCTTACCTGTCACCACCTCTTTCTCAGCTCTTAATTCCTGCTTTAAGTATCAGAATGGCCTGAATGTAGTTTTCTGTGGGAACATAACTTAGTAAGGAACTTGTTTCTTCACCTTTTAAAGTCCTGAGtaccctccccttccccacagtGCTGTAGTCAGATGAAAATAACTGGAAGTATTCTCCCAGAGAAAAAAATTGACAGGTAAAAAAGAATGTGGGGTGGTGCCTGGCAGGTGGCAATCCATCTGATGCTTTGTGATGATTTGCAAAAATAGGGGTGGTTTGCTGTCTTGCAGTGAACCGACTTCACCAGATTAATTGGTTACAGATAGCCAGAGCTGTTCTCCATTTCAGTTTAGATCAGGAGACTGCTTTCTCTAGAAGAACCATCTCCTGGAagcagcaaactgctggagttCTGTATTTAACAGATGcagaaatgcagctttcatGTCCAGTTTGAAGGTGTGAGTTGGAAAGAGGAGCAGGTTTGCCGCTCCAGACACTGGCACCTGTGTGTGTGTAGTAAGGCTTGTAAAGAAGAATGTCAGGCCAGAAGTTGTCCCTGTATTGCTGGAAAGTTAGGTGCATGGTGGTGGAAAACCACCAGTATCCAGTTTTTCCTGACACTATACCATCTGCAGTAGGGGAGTTGTAACTAGGAACACCTCAGAAAGTGCCCTGTGTGTACAGGGACCTGGAGCggaggaggagatgctgggaCTGGGTGTGAGACACTGGTGTGGTGAAGAGTAGATGGTAGCAAGGGACGTTCTGGTTCCATAGCAAAATCCACAGCTGTAGCTTCTCATTGCACAGGTACTTTCTGGACTTTGGTATTCAGGATATCACTGGGGTGGTGTAGCATTTATCTGTCTGTAGGCTGCTGAATAACCTCTCCAGTCCCAAGTGCATGACGAGTTTGGGGACCAAAGGGAATAACTTCAGATATTATGGAAGTCCATCTGGATGTTACATGCATTAGTTTATCATGTGCTTTGATGAAGATAACATGTAAAGGTTTCTTCCTTGAGccagatggggtttttttatattgacagggagcagtgtagtgtGGAGAGCATCTGCTTAGGGAGCGTGGCTTGCCTTGGCAGCTAGTGTGGTGTAGCAGCTCAGAAACACTTGGTAGACTTGACTTAGCTGGACACAGCTTTTCCATGTATTGCAAAACTCCTCTGAGGTGTAGGTTGCCCTTTGATGCAACCCTGGACTTTGCTAGTGCATAACCCAAAGGGTAAATTTTGTCAGTGGCAAGTTAGAAACTCAGGAGGCTGTTCTTGAGCTGTCCTTAAAGTGTGCTTGTGCAAGTGTGATGATGAAGAGTGTGAAAGTGTACTACATGCGTGTGAATAGAAATGGTTTGGGAGACTGAAaatgcagcaggagggaaggtttgggtttgtgtagtttggggtttttgttgttttggatttttacttatttattaGCTCAGAACAGAACATCCTTAATTTTGGCACTTGCCTCAGAAAACCAGATCCTAAAACaatgctaaaaaaaaccccaacaaacaacagaaTCCTAAACCAGGGTGACAGGATGCCAGAGTCAGGCAGGCATTGCTTCAGACTTGGTCAGAGCAGTTGGTCTTCTCCTTAAACATGTTTGGTTTCAGACTACAGTACTTAGATGTGCCTTAAATACATGTTGCAATTCTCCCCTGAACGTTACCCCAAGATCTGTTTGTTGTGTAACAGACACAGAGAAGGCTCAACTCTGCCCCTAAGTGTGGGGTTTCAAACGGACAGAACTCTTGTTTGGGAAAGCTGTTGCATCATTGCTGGCTTCACAGTTTCATGTACCTTGCTCCTGAAACATCTGGTGCTGGCCACTGTTGGACACAGGACGCTGGAAGAACACGGACCCAGGATTGCTCTGACAATGCTCTTCCACTGCATTCATTTGCAGGAGATCTAAGAGAAGATTGTTTTAAGTAGTAATCATTAATTGTTAGTTAGACATGAAATGCCCCTTACACTACGGTTTTAGGATAAAACACCTGATTTTTGTAAAGCAAACTTAATTATGTAtctctgaaatattttaattggTAGAGACaccttttaaattatttatattCCAACATTTGCAAAGCTCAGACTTGGCTCTGTGCAAGTGTTCTGATGTCTGTGACGTTTCCCACCTTCCCCTTTTGAATTTTCAATTTGTCTTTTACTTTATTGGTAATAAATGATCTGAAAACCATCATCTAGGGaagtctctttatttttttagtgCCAAGTTTTTCCGTGTTTGTTATGGGAATTAGGTATGAATAAACACACAAGAtgtcctgccagccccagcaacCCTCTTTGTTTCTCTTGCATCGTGTTGCTGTTGTTTGCAAGTTCTAGAAGGTGGGTTTTGTATAAAACTGTGTTTTGAAAACCCAATACTGAACGTTGTGGGGCTATCAGCACCTTGAAGACAGCTGAAAGTCCTTCTCAGGGTGTGAGTTGTTCATCTGGTGTGGTTTTATGTTTAAAAAGTTTCTTGCATGGATTTCAGCATCTTCTAcaagtaaagaacttgctctcTTCAAATGTAACAGGTATTTAAACAGAATTTCTTTCCAATGTTGGTTAAAAATGCTCAAATGCTGCCTGAGTAACTACAGCAGAAAACAGGACCAAGAGTGTGTTATGCATTAAACTTTacaaaaacaaaagagatggcTACAAACGTTTTGAGGGGAATGTGGTAGTGTTTTTTGGATCCTTAAATCTGTTCTTCAAACCTTTCTGAACTTGCCTGTGTGTTGATTTTTGTTGCTGTCTCTGGCAGAGTAGAAATGGGTGCAATTGAGCATCAGTTAATTAATTCTTAAGGGGACTTTTTGCTTACTTTTATCGTTCATCTGGTTATCTGCTTGCGAAAGCTCCAGATTTGCATGTAATGACATTATTGGAACCTAGGGAGCTCAGAAGCTGTTCTgaagcaagctgctgctcctgcaaaaGCCTGTGTGGGCTTCCGAGTCTCATGCAGTGTTTGAAGTCTCAAAGAGGAGAAAAGTCTCCTTTATAAACATCCAGTGCTGCACAAAAGACAGTCCATTTGGAGAGCTGTTAAGGAGAAAATTCAAAAATCAGAGCAGTATCTTTTCAGGAGCGCCTCAGGAAAAGCTTTCTCCTTTCAGATGTGTCAGCTAACTTCCACATTCTTTCTCTGGTGTGCCCTGGGCTGTTTTCCTTTAATATTATAGTAACACTCTATGTGAAGGATGTTCCTGTCCTGTGAGAAGGTGAAGTAGGGGAGCACAAGGCAGCCTGCTGCGTGATGTGGGTTTTAATTCACACTGGCCAACTGGGCTTCTAGCTAACTACATACCATGACAAGGATAGCCCCTTGTTACAGAGTGCTCCCTTTTCCTTGTTACATATGCTGTGCTCCCCCAGAGTGTCAAATCTGATGCAATGAAGTTTTATAACAAAATACCTAACAATTGGATCACAATCCACGAGACCAAATCCTGTTTTTCACAGCACATACTGTTTGAAGTACTGGGTAAGTTTTCTGCTTGCAAAGCATTTTAGCCTCCAAACCAGGTATCTGATTATTCAGCTGAAATTCACAATCAATTTCCCCCCATCTCTGCTTGCAGGTTTCAGGAGCAGCAATTCACCTGCAAATCTCAGGTGTGATGCAGTGAGTATTGTTTTGAAATAAGCTACTAGCAACAATGAGGGGTGGTCCAGGGCAAAGGGGCAGTAAGGAAAAGGAGCACTGCTGAATCAGTCTGAACTGCACCCATATGTTAATGAGCAGGtggatttgtttttaaaatgtgtccagttctccaCACAGGTATACAACTGAGTAATGAGTACTAAGTTACAGAAGCAGAGAGGTTTTGAGTGGCACCACTGGTTGCAGCTCAAAGACCGTGCTAGCTCGTTCAGCATTCAGGACCAGTTCACACTTGCTCTGCTGGAAAATAACTGCAGCAATCTCCTTTCCATACTCTGTGATCACTGCTTGTGCAGGGTGCCCTGCCATGAAGCAatgggcagtgcctggcagtTGGGCAAGTGTTGCTGGATGTACAATTCATACCGTTTCCTTCTGTTCACCTTGTAGACacgcagcctctcctcctctgccacagGGTCTTCAAGAATCCCATCCCATCGAAGGCTTTTGTTAAGCTGAGCAGAAAGACCCTGATCTGTTTGCGTAGAGTCCAGAATGGTAGAAGTTGAGGCTACAACCTTCTTTATTTCTGCATCTTTCTGACTCTTTCCTGCCTTAGTTTGGGCTGAGTCAGGATTCCTCCCAGGGCTTAGGATttcaggcaggggaggggagcgaGCCTGCTGCTTTCTGGCTTTGTGGTGTTTCTCTGTTAAAATGACAAATGGTGTTAGCAAAAAAGGTGCACTGCCTCTGAGGCTTCCCTGCTTAGTTATTAAAGAGGATGACGAGACAAGTGCTTGTTGTGCCTTTATGTGCCTATTAATAGGAAAACAAATCAATAAGAAaatttaaacattttaaatttccccccccccaaaatgttattatttcttttaatgtgGGAAATTTTTATCTGATTTGCTACCATAATGATTCTCACACCTGTAAAATTTTGTCCTGCCTTTAACTCAGCTGGCGAACAGGTCCTCGCAGTCCACTTGGAACAGAAGGGGTTTTCTcatcccccctctcctcccctctgtgGCCTGTGCTAAATGTGCATCTCAGTTTTTAAAGATCCCTCTTCCCATTGCTTTCAGGATGGTTTTCAGTAGGTTGTTGTAACTTctcaccttcccagcagctggtgcATGATAGGGGTGTGATGCACCCACACAGTGCCCTTAGGTGTGGCCCAAGTGTCTATAAGGCTGTTTTGAAGGTGAGTGCCATTATCTGACTCAATTCTTTCCTTGGTGCTATGTCACCATAGGACTTGTTTTTCAAGGCTCAGGATGGTGTTGGAGCAGTGGCATGGGGCACTGGGTATGTTTCAAGCCATCCAGTGGTTGCTTCTACCATTGTAAGTACACAGTGTTTGCCTTGGCAGGTTTGCGGCAGCGATGGAACCAAGCTGCCAGGCTTTCCCATATTTATATTGCAGCCAGCACCCCCCATAGCACAGAGGCTTTACCCACTTGGCCTGTTTGGTTGCAGCAGACATTTCACACTTATGGACAACCTGTGCTACAGTGACCATGGTTAAGATCACCCCTCGATCTTGAGCCCATCTGTATGTCACATCCCTTCCTTGGTGGCCTGAGGTAATTTGGACACACTGAGCTAGAAATAATTCACCCTTATGTTGCTGGCCACCTGAGCCACTTGAACCTTAGCAGCTTGGTCCACCTGCTGGTTGTTGTGGTGTTCTTCGGTGGGTACACGGGCATCCACATGACATATGTTGACCACTAAGTTCTCTGTTCAAGCAATATCTTGCCACaattcagctgcccagatgggtttagCTCGGTGCTGCCAGTTGGTTTCCTTCCATTGCTGTTGCCACCATCCATGGGTCTGTATGGAGATGGAGCATTGGCCATTTTTCTCACCAATGTCTAAAGCCAGATGGAAACATCCAGGCACCCTTTACACTAAGGTACTGGAAGTGCATGGCTATTGCTTGACATGTAAGATTGCTTTGAAATTGCCCTCCCCTTTCTGTAGCTGTAACAGCAACTCAGCCCCAGGATAGGAAGCCAGATCAGTGCTGTGATTCATGCTGGTAGAACAGTGAGTATTTAGACAACTATACTGTAGCTCACTGAAAGCAAGCCACTAAATATTTACAGCATCCCAAATCTTAGGCAGTTTATGAAACTTCCTACCTCTTGACAGATGTCTTGTGCCTCCTACTGCTTATGCTGTGTAGTTGCACATACTCAGCCTTTGGGTTTTATGTATAGATTTGTAGCTATATGTATCAACAGGCTGTCAGTTGAAAGGATTTGAAGCGCCAGAGATGATTTCCTAGGGAAGGTTGtatgttggtggtggtttgttttgttgtgggtttttttgttgggttgtggggttttttcccctctccacagCCATTTTTCTGCTGGATGGAGAGAgtgccaagtgccacattctcTGGCCAGTATGGATAGGTGAATccatgctgccctggctgcacatCCTTCATGTCTGTGTGGTGTCCCTTGCACAGatgtgcagtgctgagcaggggtCACATACCAGTGTGATGCACATGTGGTTTCACCTGGTGACCCTTTCCCTCCTCACACCTGCCCAGACCCTACCTGGGATGTTATGGGGATGGCTCTCAGGAGCATGGTGGCCTTCGCCCATGCTtgccaccatggccagcccagctcacctgCCCTTGTGGTCACGGTGGCAGTGGCACTCCTgcgtggtggctgctgctgcttctttctccgTGGTGGCTTCTTGCCAGGGACGTGTGGTGgaggagagcctgggctgcccctTGTCCCTCGCTGCCTGCGGGGTCCTGTCAGAGGCCTGGCATGGCCCCCCCTGGCCACCTGtgagcctggcaggcagcaagagaaggatgagcagcagccctggcccagccttcttccttctctgccatccccctccctctcctctcagaTTTTACCCTTCCATCTCCTCTTCCACTACGCCTTGCCTCTGCATCtctcatcagttctttcttcagTGACT is a genomic window of Dryobates pubescens isolate bDryPub1 chromosome 13, bDryPub1.pri, whole genome shotgun sequence containing:
- the RFLNB gene encoding refilin-B, with amino-acid sequence MVGRLSLREVPDLPDMRKRGDSGLDSPDSGLPPSPGPAPSPWLLSSGGPDRAATNGLPEPDPPAPAAANSVFSPSPVLSSCSPRLCPLSFGEGVEFDPLPAKEIRYTSSVRYDSERHFIDDVYMPVGFSVSSCSQTVVCVPNCTWRSYKAEVHLQPRNKPQRFTSTTIVYPKHAKTVYTTRLDYNCRKTTRRFLSSIELDTSEYLGNSSVLDGC